The proteins below come from a single Lates calcarifer isolate ASB-BC8 linkage group LG11, TLL_Latcal_v3, whole genome shotgun sequence genomic window:
- the hspb9 gene encoding heat shock protein beta-9 — protein sequence MMSQHAALTSLFGNDPFFSQEQLLWPLQHGALSSLQQEFFDQRVKLADSLLTELHDGHPLLRLSHLPLLSSTLAGLSDGKKQQKETPSTELQKEAQQDAENGDLLVTLDARGYAPTDITVKLQGRTVVVVAMKQAGAEESQSCSSSSSCASLCTSTSSQMGFVQKINLPAHLDLSGLSCSLMDDGQLRIHAPVARQPISEEHQLPIRFRTSLEFPITEDKTEGKHTD from the exons ATGATGTCCCAGCATGCTGCCTTGACCAGCCTGTTTGGCAATGACCCTTTCTTCAGCCAGGAACAGTTGCTGTGGCCTCTGCAGCATGGGGCCCTTTCTTCACTACAGCAAGAATTCTTCGATCAGAGAGTCAAACTAGCTGACAGCCTCCTGACGGAGCTACATGATGGGCACCCTCTGCTCAGACTTAGCCATCTGCCCCTCCTTTCCTCCACTTTGGCAGG GCTGAGTGatggaaaaaagcagcagaaggagACTCCCAGCACAGAACTGCAGAAGGAAGCCCAGCAGGATGCGGAAAACGGAGACCTCCTGGTGACCCTTGATGCTCGTGGTTACGCCCCCACTGACATCACTGTCAAACTGCAGGGGCGgactgtggtggtggtggccaTGAAACAGGCTGGAGCAGAAGAGAGCCagtcctgctcctcctcctcttcttgtgCCTCCTTATGCACCTCAACTTCATCACAGATGGGGTTTGTCCAGAAGATCAACCTGCCTGCTCACCTGGATCTGTCCGGCCTATCCTGTTCCCTGATGGATGATGGACAGCTGCGAATACATGCACCTGTGGCCAGGCAGCCGATCAGTGAGGAGCACCAGCTGCCCATCCGGTTTAGGACATCGTTGGAATTTCCCATTACCGAGGACAAGACAGAGGGGAAGCACACAGACTAA